A genome region from Piliocolobus tephrosceles isolate RC106 chromosome 8, ASM277652v3, whole genome shotgun sequence includes the following:
- the CNPY4 gene encoding protein canopy homolog 4 has translation MGPVRLGILLFLLAVHGAWAGMPKEEDDDTERLPSKCEVCKLLSTELQGELSRTGRSREVLELGQVLDTGKRKRHVPYSVSETRLEEALENLCERILDYSVHAERKGSLRYAKGQSQTMATLKGLVQKGVKVDLGIPLELWDEPSVEVTYLKKQCETMLEEFEDVVGDWYFHHQEQPLQNFLCEGHVLPAAETACLQETWTGKEITDGEEKTEGEEEQEEEEEEEEEEGGDKMTKTGGHPKLDREDL, from the exons ATGGGACCTGTGCGACTGGGaatattgcttttccttttggcCGTGCACGGGGCTTGGGCTGGGATGCCGAAGGAGGAGGACGATGACACAGAACGCTTGCCCAGCAAATGCGAAG TGTGTAAGCTGCTGAGCACAGAGCTACAGGGGGAGCTGAGTCGCACTGGTCGATCTCGAGAGGTGCTGGAGCTGGGGCAGGTGCTGGACACAGGCAAGAGGAAGAGACATGTGCCTTACAGCGTTTC AGAGACAAGGCTGGAAGAGGCCCTAGAGAATTTATGTGAGCGGATCCTGGACTACAGTGTTCACGCTGAGCGCAAGGGCTCACTGAGATATGCCAAG GGTCAGAGTCAGACCATGGCAACACTGAAAGGCCTAGTGCAGAAGGGGGTGAAGGTGGATCTGGGGATCCCTCTGGAGCTGTGGGATGAGCCCAGCGTGGAGGTCACATACCTCAAGAAGCAG TGTGAGACCATGCTGGAGGAGTTTGAAGACGTTGTGGGAGACTGGTACTTCCACCATCAGGAGCAGCCCCTACAAAATTTTCTCTGTGAAGGTCATGTGCTCCCAGCTGCTGAAACTG CATGTCTACAGGAAACTTGGACTGGAAAGGAGATCACAGATggggaagagaaaacagaaggggaggaagagcaggaggaggaggaggaagaggaagaagaggaagggggaGACAAGATGACCAAGACAGGGGGCCACCCCAAACTTGACCGAGAAGATCTTTGA
- the MBLAC1 gene encoding metallo-beta-lactamase domain-containing protein 1 isoform X2: MRTEPLRGASPLLVPGNPYSVVVLLQGYAEPERVGDTVRADGSVTLVLPQTRGPASSHRKSPRGSGGAEAALEEAARGPILVDTGGPWAREALLRALAGQGVAPGDVTLVVGTHGHSDHIGNLGLFPGAALLVSHDFCLPGGRYLPHGLGEGQPLRLGPGLEVWATPGHGGQRDVSVVVAGTALGTVVVAGDVFERDGDEDSWQALSEDPAAQERSRKRVLVVADVVVPGHGPPFRVLREASQTETEGGGNSQQELVAGDEEPALH, encoded by the coding sequence ATGCGGACCGAGCCATTGCGCGGGGCGTCCCCTCTGCTGGTGCCCGGCAACCCCTACTCCGTGGTGGTTCTGCTGCAGGGCTACGCGGAGCCCGAGAGGGTGGGTGACACCGTGCGCGCCGACGGCTCCGTAACCCTGGTCCTACCCCAGACCCGGGGTCCGGCCTCCAGCCACCGAAAGTCCCCGCGCGGTAGTGGCGGCGCAGAGGCCGCCCTGGAGGAGGCGGCCCGTGGCCCCATCCTGGTGGACACCGGGGGCCCCTGGGCTCGGGAGGCGCTGCTGAGGGCGCTGGCGGGGCAGGGCGTGGCCCCGGGAGACGTGACGCTGGTGGTGGGGACCCATGGGCACTCGGATCACATCGGGAACTTGGGGCTGTTCCCAGGCGCGGCTCTGCTGGTCTCCCACGACTTCTGCCTCCCCGGAGGCCGCTACCTGCCCCACGGGCTGGGTGAGGGGCAGCCCCTGCGCCTGGGCCCGGGGCTCGAGGTGTGGGCCACGCCGGGCCACGGGGGCCAGCGCGACGTGAGCGTGGTGGTGGCCGGCACGGCTCTGGGCACCGTAGTGGTGGCGGGGGATGTGTTTGAGCGAGATGGGGACGAGGATTCGTGGCAGGCGCTGAGTGAAGACCCCGCAGCCCAGGAGCGGAGCCGAAAGAGAGTCCTGGTCGTTGCCGACGTGGTCGTACCTGGTCACGGGCCCCCCTTTCGAGTGCTCAGGGAAGCCTCGCAGACCGAGACGGAGGGTGGAGGGAACAGCCAGCAGGAGCTGGTGGCTGGAGACGAGGAGCCCGCCCTGCACTGA
- the MBLAC1 gene encoding metallo-beta-lactamase domain-containing protein 1 isoform X1 — translation MSSLMRTEPLRGASPLLVPGNPYSVVVLLQGYAEPERVGDTVRADGSVTLVLPQTRGPASSHRKSPRGSGGAEAALEEAARGPILVDTGGPWAREALLRALAGQGVAPGDVTLVVGTHGHSDHIGNLGLFPGAALLVSHDFCLPGGRYLPHGLGEGQPLRLGPGLEVWATPGHGGQRDVSVVVAGTALGTVVVAGDVFERDGDEDSWQALSEDPAAQERSRKRVLVVADVVVPGHGPPFRVLREASQTETEGGGNSQQELVAGDEEPALH, via the exons AT GAGCAGCCTCATGCGGACCGAGCCATTGCGCGGGGCGTCCCCTCTGCTGGTGCCCGGCAACCCCTACTCCGTGGTGGTTCTGCTGCAGGGCTACGCGGAGCCCGAGAGGGTGGGTGACACCGTGCGCGCCGACGGCTCCGTAACCCTGGTCCTACCCCAGACCCGGGGTCCGGCCTCCAGCCACCGAAAGTCCCCGCGCGGTAGTGGCGGCGCAGAGGCCGCCCTGGAGGAGGCGGCCCGTGGCCCCATCCTGGTGGACACCGGGGGCCCCTGGGCTCGGGAGGCGCTGCTGAGGGCGCTGGCGGGGCAGGGCGTGGCCCCGGGAGACGTGACGCTGGTGGTGGGGACCCATGGGCACTCGGATCACATCGGGAACTTGGGGCTGTTCCCAGGCGCGGCTCTGCTGGTCTCCCACGACTTCTGCCTCCCCGGAGGCCGCTACCTGCCCCACGGGCTGGGTGAGGGGCAGCCCCTGCGCCTGGGCCCGGGGCTCGAGGTGTGGGCCACGCCGGGCCACGGGGGCCAGCGCGACGTGAGCGTGGTGGTGGCCGGCACGGCTCTGGGCACCGTAGTGGTGGCGGGGGATGTGTTTGAGCGAGATGGGGACGAGGATTCGTGGCAGGCGCTGAGTGAAGACCCCGCAGCCCAGGAGCGGAGCCGAAAGAGAGTCCTGGTCGTTGCCGACGTGGTCGTACCTGGTCACGGGCCCCCCTTTCGAGTGCTCAGGGAAGCCTCGCAGACCGAGACGGAGGGTGGAGGGAACAGCCAGCAGGAGCTGGTGGCTGGAGACGAGGAGCCCGCCCTGCACTGA